The Panicum hallii strain FIL2 chromosome 9, PHallii_v3.1, whole genome shotgun sequence genome has a window encoding:
- the LOC112876810 gene encoding replication protein A 70 kDa DNA-binding subunit B yields MDAAKSVTPGAVSHILANPSPSDAAGAPELVVQVVDLKPLGGTSRFSFIASDGKGKIKAMLPAKFAAEVRSGNLQNLGLIRILDYTCNSVPNNEKALIITKCEVASQALDAEIKSEAKKEEEPTIVLKPKDEGVESKPPNAPPVVLKPKQEVKSASQIVNEQRGNAAPAARLAMTRRVHPLISLNPYQGNWVIKVRVTNKGNLRTYKNARGEGCVFNVELTDEDGTQIQATMFNEAAKKFYSMFELGKVYYVSKGSLRIANKQFKTVQNDYEMTLNENAVVEEAEGETFIPQVQFNFVKIDQLGSYVNGRELIDVVGVVQSVSPTLSVRRKFDNETIPKRDIVVADDSGKTVSVSLWNDLATTTGQELLDMVDSSPIIAIKSLRVSDFQGVSLSTVGKSTLLVNPDLPEAQNLKLWYDSEGKGTSMAPIGADMGAARAGGLRSMYSDRVFLSHITSDPNMGQEKPVFFSLNAIISHIKPDQNMWYRACKTCNKKVTEAVEGGYWCEGCNKNDAQCSLRYIMVIKVSDPTGEAWVSVFNEHAEKIIGCSADELDRIRREEGEDSYILKLKEATWVPHLFRVSVAQHEYMNERRQRITVRTEAPVDYAAESKYLLEEIAKLTAC; encoded by the exons ATGGACGCCGCCAAGTCCGTCACGCCGGGCGCCGTGTCCCACATCCTGGCGAACCCGTCGCCGAGCGACGCCGCCGGGGCCCCGGAGCTCGTCGTCCAGGTCGTCGACCTCAAGCCTCTCGGCGGGACCAGCCGGTTCAG TTTCATTGCGAGCGACGGGAAGGGCAAGATCAAGGCGATGCTCCCCGCCAAATTCGCGGCAGAGGTTCGGTCCGGCAACCTCCAGAACCTCGGCCTAATCCGCATCCTCGACTACACCTGCAATTCCGTCCCCAACAACGAGAA GGCCTTGATTATCACCAAATGCGAGGTTGCGTCCCAAGCGCTCGACGCCGAGATCAAGAGCGAGGCCAAGAAAGAAGAGGAGCCTACGATTGTCCTCAAGCCCAAGGACGAAGGCGTGGAGTCCAAGCCCCCAAATGCTCCCCCGGTTGTGTTGAAGCCGAAGCAGGAGGTGAAATCCGCGTCCCAGATCGTGAACGAGCAGCGTGGCAA TGCTGCTCCAGCAGCGCGCCTGGCCATGACGAGGAGGGTCCATCCTTTGATCTCCCTGAACCCTTACCAGGGTAACTGGGTCATCAAGGTGCGAGTTACGAACAAGGGCAACCTCAGAACTTACAAGAATGCCCGTGGAGAAGGCTGTGTCTTCAATGTAGAGCTCACTGATGAGGAT GGCACCCAGATCCAGGCCACCATGTTCAATGAGGCTGCAAAGAAGTTCTATTCAATGTTTGAGCTGGGGAAGGTCTACTACGTCTCCAAGGGATCACTTAGGATTGCCAACAAGCAGTTCAAGACGGTCCAGAATGACTATGAGATGACACTGAATGAGAATGCTGTTGTTGAGGAAGCAGAGGGGGAAACTTTCATTCCACAGGTGCAATTCAATTTTGTCAAGATTGATCAGCTAGGATCATATGTCAATGGCAGGGAACTTATAG ATGTTGTTGGTGTTGTTCAGAGCGTATCACCCACACTGAGTGTTAGGAGAAAGTTTGACAATGAGACAATACCAAAGCGTGACATTGTTGTTGCAGATGACTC GGGCAAAACTGTGAGTGTTTCACTCTGGAACGATCTTGCTACTACCACTGGCCAAGAGCTCTTGGACATGGTTGACAGTTCGCCCATCATTGCGATAAAGAGCCTAAGAGTATCTGACTTCCAAG GTGTGTCTCTTTCAACTGTAGGCAAAAGTACTCTTCTGGTTAATCCAGACCTTCCAGAGGCACAGAACCTTAAATTATG GTATGACTCTGAAGGCAAGGGTACTTCAATGGCACCGATTGGTGCAGACATGGGTGCAGCACGGGCTGGTGGCTTGAGATCCATGTATTCCGATAGAGTTTTTCTGTCTCACATCACCAGTGATCCTAATATGGGCCAGGAAAAG CCTGTTTTCTTCAGTTTGAATGCCATCATAAGCCACATTAAGCCTGATCAGAACATGTGGTACCGTGCTTGCAAGACCTGCAACAAGAAGGTGACTGAAGCTGTTGAAGGTGGATACTGGTGTGAAGGATGCAATAAGAATGATGCTCAGTGCTCATTGAG ATATATCATGGTCATCAAGGTCTCTGATCCCACTGGTGAGGCATGGGTTTCTGTCTTCAACGAGCATGCAGAGAAGATCATTGGCTGCAGCGCCGATGAGCTTGATCGGATCAGAAGAGAG GAGGGCGAGGACAGCTACATTCTCAAACTCAAGGAAGCCACCTGGGTTCCCCATCTGTTCCGTGTCAGCGTCGCGCAGCACGAGTACATGAACGAGAGGAGGCAGAGGATAACCGTGAGGACTGAGGCGCCGGTCGACTACGCAGCTGAATCCAAGTACCTGCTTGAGGAGATCGCGAAGCTTACTGCTTGCTAG